From a region of the Paenibacillus sp. R14(2021) genome:
- a CDS encoding LysR family transcriptional regulator — translation MMIDLLEGRFFKTFLAVMEEKSFNRASEKLGYVQSTVTNHIQQLERACGQKLFHRLSRGVKPTEAGLKLAKFAHQFVHLGLTLEEAMHESEQPVGTIGLSMHESFFVTRMSPLIQQFKLEYPKVNFKVKTGYHQDVIDDVSQHAVDFGIVPRNPQRDDLHFYPMLQEELIFIASDEMTRKVETDGLKVLNSETVISFGNSCLIHTHAIKVLDEAGVEASSAIQYPSIEMIKQAVECGIGFALIPRVAAEKEIAEGNFQLLPINPGIFSTHGIIVNKDRDLNLPAEMFKSFVLDHYAYETDPE, via the coding sequence ATGATGATTGATTTGTTAGAGGGGAGATTTTTCAAAACGTTCCTTGCGGTGATGGAGGAAAAAAGCTTTAATCGTGCATCAGAGAAATTAGGCTATGTTCAATCTACGGTTACAAACCATATTCAGCAGCTGGAACGAGCATGTGGACAAAAGCTGTTCCATCGTTTATCAAGAGGCGTAAAACCGACAGAAGCTGGTTTAAAGCTCGCTAAATTCGCCCATCAATTTGTACATTTAGGGCTGACATTAGAAGAAGCTATGCATGAATCGGAGCAGCCAGTAGGAACGATTGGCCTAAGTATGCATGAATCTTTTTTTGTGACGAGAATGTCTCCGCTTATCCAACAGTTTAAGCTTGAATATCCGAAGGTTAATTTCAAAGTGAAAACAGGATATCATCAGGATGTTATTGACGATGTTTCGCAGCATGCTGTTGATTTTGGCATTGTTCCTCGAAATCCCCAGAGGGATGACCTTCATTTTTACCCTATGCTGCAGGAAGAATTGATTTTTATTGCCTCAGATGAAATGACGAGAAAAGTGGAGACGGACGGCTTGAAGGTGCTAAACAGTGAAACTGTGATCAGCTTCGGAAACAGTTGTTTAATTCATACGCATGCCATCAAGGTTCTAGATGAGGCTGGCGTAGAAGCAAGCAGTGCTATTCAATATCCAAGTATTGAAATGATTAAACAAGCCGTAGAGTGCGGTATAGGCTTTGCGCTCATTCCAAGAGTAGCAGCGGAAAAAGAAATCGCTGAAGGTAACTTTCAATTGCTGCCTATAAACCCGGGGATTTTCTCCACCCATGGCATTATTGTAAATAAAGATCGGGATTTAAACTTACCCGCCGAAATGTTTAAATCATTCGTATTGGATCATTACGCTTACGAGACCGATCCTGAATAA
- the ilvB gene encoding biosynthetic-type acetolactate synthase large subunit, whose product MEEQRSKHEWLSRVMKNDTVTGSEALVRSLLIEGVETVFGIPGGSTLNIYDAIHDFPGFQHILARHEQGAIHAADGYARATGRVGVCFATSGPGATNLVTGIATANMDSVPLVVITGNVSTALIGTDAFQEADITGITMPISKHNYLVRDVNELPKIIHEAFHIASTGRKGPVLIDIPKDVTSQKMIFQYPVNKPEIRGYRPDIDPNVTQIEKLHAAIAKAERPVILAGGGVIYSDASKELLEFVEKTGIPVTTTLLGLGGFPSAHELWMGFPGMHGTYTANKALQNCDLLISIGARFDDRVTMKTSGFAPKVKTIAHIDIDPAEIGKIVETAIPCLGDVKSVLQQANLHAQPVHAEAWLTEIQENKKMYPLRYTDSEVTLKPQFVVEMISETTGGEAIVTTDVGQHQMWAAQFYQFKHPRSLITSGGLGTMGFGLPSAIGAQVGNPDRLVVSFNGDGGVQMNAQELAICSILNIPVKIVIMNNQVLGMIRQWQELIYDNRFSHMDLSGSPDFVKLAEAYGVKGLRATNKEEAREVWKEAMETPGPVLIDFVISQEENVYPMVTPGSTIDDMIMGDER is encoded by the coding sequence ATGGAGGAACAACGTTCGAAGCATGAATGGCTTAGTCGGGTAATGAAGAACGATACGGTAACAGGATCGGAGGCACTCGTCAGAAGCCTGCTCATTGAGGGTGTCGAAACGGTTTTTGGGATTCCTGGAGGAAGCACCTTAAACATTTACGATGCGATTCATGATTTTCCAGGGTTCCAACATATTTTAGCTCGTCATGAACAGGGAGCCATTCATGCTGCAGACGGCTATGCGCGCGCTACGGGAAGAGTGGGGGTTTGCTTTGCAACTTCGGGACCTGGGGCAACGAATCTCGTTACGGGGATCGCGACGGCTAATATGGATTCTGTCCCTTTAGTTGTCATTACAGGTAATGTCTCGACGGCTCTAATCGGCACAGATGCATTTCAGGAAGCGGATATTACCGGCATCACCATGCCGATCTCGAAGCACAATTATTTAGTTCGCGACGTCAACGAGCTGCCGAAGATTATCCATGAAGCCTTTCATATTGCTTCTACTGGACGCAAGGGCCCGGTGCTGATCGATATTCCAAAGGACGTAACGAGCCAGAAGATGATCTTCCAATATCCCGTGAACAAGCCTGAGATTCGGGGATATCGCCCGGATATCGACCCGAATGTAACCCAAATCGAAAAATTACACGCGGCTATCGCGAAAGCCGAACGTCCTGTCATTCTGGCTGGCGGAGGCGTTATCTATTCGGACGCTTCCAAGGAATTACTCGAATTTGTAGAGAAAACCGGGATACCTGTTACGACGACATTGCTTGGTTTAGGTGGATTCCCAAGTGCGCATGAATTATGGATGGGCTTTCCGGGCATGCATGGAACCTACACAGCCAATAAAGCCTTGCAAAATTGCGATCTTCTCATCAGTATTGGAGCGCGCTTTGACGACAGAGTAACGATGAAAACAAGCGGATTTGCTCCTAAAGTGAAGACCATCGCGCATATTGATATCGATCCAGCCGAAATTGGGAAAATCGTTGAAACGGCCATCCCTTGTCTCGGCGATGTGAAATCCGTGCTTCAACAGGCTAACCTTCATGCGCAGCCGGTACATGCGGAAGCATGGCTGACAGAGATTCAAGAAAACAAAAAAATGTATCCGCTTCGGTATACGGATTCGGAAGTCACGTTAAAACCGCAATTCGTCGTTGAAATGATCAGCGAAACGACGGGCGGCGAAGCGATCGTCACGACGGACGTTGGCCAGCATCAAATGTGGGCTGCACAATTTTATCAATTCAAGCATCCCCGTTCACTAATTACCTCAGGTGGACTTGGAACAATGGGCTTTGGTTTACCTTCGGCGATCGGGGCACAGGTAGGTAACCCAGACCGGCTTGTGGTGTCCTTTAATGGCGACGGCGGGGTTCAAATGAATGCACAAGAGCTTGCGATTTGTTCCATTCTTAACATTCCCGTGAAAATCGTCATTATGAATAATCAGGTCCTCGGCATGATACGGCAATGGCAGGAGCTTATTTACGATAATCGTTTTAGTCATATGGACCTCTCCGGCAGTCCGGATTTCGTAAAGCTGGCAGAAGCCTATGGCGTTAAAGGACTCCGCGCAACAAATAAAGAAGAAGCTCGTGAGGTGTGGAAAGAAGCGATGGAAACACCTGGACCCGTGCTGATTGATTTTGTTATCAGTCAGGAAGAGAATGTTTATCCAATGGTTACTCCGGGTTCCACGATCGATGATATGATTATGGGGGATGAAAGATGA
- the ilvN gene encoding acetolactate synthase small subunit produces the protein MKRHTISVLVNNHAGVLQRVAGLFGRRGFNIDSITVGQSEEPGLSRMVIVTTGDDKMLEQVQKQLNKLIDVIQIVELSAYPLVDRELALIKVSAVSNVKPVILSMVEPFRASIVDIAVDSLIVQIVGDSDKIHSMIELLRPYGILELTRTGLTAMARGVFLDDALPIIEYE, from the coding sequence ATGAAACGTCACACGATCTCTGTTCTTGTAAACAACCATGCGGGTGTATTACAGCGCGTTGCTGGCTTGTTCGGACGCCGCGGCTTCAATATCGATAGTATAACGGTAGGCCAGTCAGAAGAACCTGGATTGTCTCGTATGGTCATTGTGACAACCGGGGATGATAAGATGCTCGAACAAGTGCAAAAGCAGCTGAATAAACTCATCGATGTAATTCAAATTGTTGAATTAAGCGCTTATCCGTTGGTTGACCGCGAGCTTGCACTTATCAAAGTAAGTGCGGTGTCCAATGTAAAGCCGGTAATCTTAAGTATGGTTGAACCCTTTCGTGCTTCGATCGTCGATATTGCAGTGGATAGTCTGATCGTTCAAATTGTTGGAGATTCAGATAAAATTCATTCCATGATTGAGCTGCTGAGACCTTACGGCATCTTGGAACTTACCCGTACAGGTTTGACGGCTATGGCGCGCGGCGTGTTCCTGGATGATGCACTTCCTATTATTGAATATGAATGA
- a CDS encoding carboxymuconolactone decarboxylase family protein: MTQRVNFAQQSPQLFKKFLAFTNELIGSTIEASLIDLVSIRISQLNGCDFCLDMHVKQAAIHGESELRLNEISAWQDSNLFTTRERAALTWSEILTKLPDQGVSDDVYDRVREQLSEKELSDLSFLIASVNGWDRINVGFKTASGRLTRQST, encoded by the coding sequence ATGACACAACGTGTAAATTTCGCTCAGCAATCCCCCCAGCTCTTCAAGAAGTTTTTGGCGTTCACCAACGAATTGATTGGAAGCACAATTGAAGCTAGCCTAATCGATCTCGTTTCCATTCGGATTTCGCAATTAAATGGGTGCGATTTTTGCCTGGACATGCACGTCAAGCAGGCCGCTATCCATGGCGAGAGCGAGCTTCGCCTTAATGAGATCTCGGCTTGGCAGGATTCAAATCTGTTTACAACGCGGGAACGAGCCGCACTGACATGGAGCGAAATCTTAACCAAGCTTCCCGATCAAGGCGTGTCCGACGACGTCTACGACCGCGTTCGCGAGCAATTATCGGAAAAGGAGCTGTCGGACCTGAGCTTCCTAATCGCTTCTGTCAATGGGTGGGACCGTATTAACGTCGGCTTCAAGACGGCGAGTGGGCGTCTGACGCGGCAATCGACTTAG
- a CDS encoding sensor histidine kinase — MNFIQRYVFLPSLKGRLIVILIIAAVIPSLLTGYISYRWIYVVQTQKIERDWVAKVSRDRDELDRKLEELGRVSQLLDVEGGIGREVVQFISSKDSFERSVLYRNISQSMANVNFSNPNVGVMFFYAPDLEEPLLFPNTNAKLTFRPQALPVFYKQKLFTFFGPYPSLDSGERKYPVFSLLRKLQYGQGQYLYAYIETNITGLEDMFAPSGGSVAENPNAPVYHVLTDPNEKIIYSTLSAEAPAGIRYEDFETAYKIFSAEGSHGWTVVQLIPKASYNSELNRWLREFGLFASLSLLLGIFLAWLIWRMVYRPIRIINKEITRFSYNQSLTNVSATGLTEFNRILTNFQQMSRRIAELITDVEEKEKRRGQLEVEKLLVQINPHFLHNTLNTIQWLARMQGQTNISKLVSVFTRVLHYNLGKKNMVVTVREEVEAIRDYIELQNIRYDHSFNVRVEVDSALLELPIPRFILQPIVENALYHGFDADEGGEIDVVIYQENGFLFLRVQDNGQGIPEDKLAELLDQRESSNKSGLGIGLRYVKQMLAVYYGGLAALKMESKQGNGTVISIRLPIDKTGGFGIDSSADRG, encoded by the coding sequence ATGAATTTCATTCAACGCTACGTGTTTCTTCCTTCCTTGAAAGGACGGCTGATCGTGATTCTGATTATCGCTGCGGTCATTCCGAGTCTGCTTACGGGGTATATTTCCTATCGCTGGATCTATGTCGTGCAGACGCAGAAGATCGAACGTGATTGGGTGGCTAAAGTGTCGCGGGATCGGGACGAATTGGATCGAAAGCTGGAGGAGCTCGGAAGGGTGTCCCAGCTGCTTGATGTCGAAGGCGGCATTGGCCGGGAGGTCGTGCAATTCATATCGAGCAAAGATTCCTTCGAGCGGTCCGTGCTGTACCGGAACATCTCCCAGTCGATGGCGAACGTCAACTTTTCGAATCCGAATGTCGGCGTGATGTTTTTCTATGCGCCGGATCTCGAAGAGCCGCTGCTGTTCCCCAATACAAACGCGAAATTAACGTTTCGCCCGCAAGCCTTGCCGGTCTTCTACAAACAAAAGCTCTTTACCTTCTTCGGGCCCTATCCGTCGCTTGATTCCGGGGAACGCAAATATCCGGTATTCTCCTTGCTGCGCAAGCTGCAGTACGGTCAAGGCCAATATCTGTATGCCTACATCGAGACGAATATCACGGGACTAGAAGACATGTTCGCGCCAAGCGGCGGTTCCGTTGCAGAGAATCCGAATGCGCCGGTGTATCATGTCTTAACGGATCCGAACGAGAAAATCATTTACAGCACGTTGAGCGCAGAAGCTCCTGCCGGTATCCGATACGAAGATTTTGAAACCGCATACAAGATCTTCAGTGCCGAGGGAAGCCACGGCTGGACCGTCGTGCAGCTGATTCCGAAAGCTTCGTATAACAGCGAGTTAAACCGATGGTTGAGAGAATTCGGCTTGTTTGCCTCGTTGTCGCTCCTGCTGGGCATTTTCCTCGCCTGGCTCATATGGCGAATGGTTTATCGTCCGATCCGCATCATCAACAAGGAAATTACGCGGTTTAGTTATAACCAGTCGTTGACCAACGTGTCCGCCACCGGTCTGACGGAGTTCAACCGAATCTTGACCAACTTTCAGCAGATGAGCCGGAGGATCGCGGAGCTGATTACGGACGTGGAGGAGAAAGAAAAACGTCGGGGACAGCTGGAGGTAGAGAAGCTGCTCGTACAAATCAACCCGCATTTCCTGCACAACACGCTCAATACGATTCAATGGCTCGCCCGCATGCAGGGACAGACGAACATTTCCAAGCTTGTATCCGTGTTCACGAGAGTGCTGCATTATAATCTCGGCAAGAAGAACATGGTGGTGACCGTCCGAGAGGAAGTCGAAGCGATACGGGATTATATCGAGCTCCAGAATATCCGCTACGATCACTCCTTCAACGTTCGGGTTGAAGTCGATTCGGCCCTGCTCGAGCTGCCCATTCCACGGTTCATCCTGCAGCCGATCGTGGAAAATGCGCTCTATCACGGCTTCGATGCGGACGAGGGCGGCGAAATCGACGTCGTTATTTACCAAGAAAACGGATTCTTGTTTCTGCGGGTACAGGATAACGGGCAAGGCATTCCGGAGGATAAATTGGCGGAGCTGCTGGATCAGCGCGAGTCTTCGAACAAGTCGGGCCTTGGCATTGGGCTGCGCTATGTGAAACAAATGCTCGCCGTTTACTATGGCGGCTTGGCAGCCTTGAAGATGGAGAGCAAGCAAGGGAACGGGACGGTCATATCGATTCGGCTGCCCATTGACAAGACAGGAGGGTTCGGCATTGATTCAAGCGCTGATCGTGGATGA
- a CDS encoding response regulator codes for MIQALIVDDEHLVRKGLRLLFPWQKYGVEIAGEAASGEKAMQFLRSNPIQLLMTDITMPGMSGLELIRQAQQHDAAIKVVILTCHQDFEYIQEALRMGAVDYIVKTQLEEMDLDQALERIVKAVRTESPSPRQSGSHASAIKQIAESAGSVLWVMDDDRFESLLESIRLQELDAGQLRDMWHFAMDRWQLSFPMFDWQDDAGEVAIDTYGMEEQLQKLRIRLQAWLRRSAYSEEIIQAIVRAVSRIAEQPVAHVKQGEVSQWVNLSKNYFSTSFRAITRMTFSHFLQTISVRAAQELLVSTNHPVYWIAERCGFADQRYFSKMFKEQTGLLPSEYRQKHTK; via the coding sequence TTGATTCAAGCGCTGATCGTGGATGATGAACATTTGGTGCGCAAAGGCTTGAGACTGCTGTTTCCTTGGCAGAAGTACGGGGTTGAAATCGCCGGGGAAGCAGCCAGCGGCGAGAAAGCGATGCAATTTCTACGAAGTAACCCCATCCAACTATTGATGACCGATATTACGATGCCCGGCATGTCGGGACTCGAGCTGATCCGCCAAGCGCAGCAGCATGATGCTGCCATTAAAGTGGTCATTCTGACATGCCATCAGGATTTCGAATACATCCAAGAGGCACTGCGCATGGGCGCGGTTGATTACATCGTCAAAACTCAGCTGGAGGAGATGGATCTGGATCAGGCATTGGAACGAATTGTCAAGGCCGTGCGGACGGAATCGCCCAGCCCGCGGCAGAGCGGCTCGCACGCATCAGCAATCAAGCAGATCGCCGAGTCGGCGGGCAGCGTACTGTGGGTGATGGACGACGACAGGTTCGAATCGCTGCTTGAGTCGATCCGGCTACAGGAGCTTGACGCCGGGCAGCTCCGGGACATGTGGCATTTCGCCATGGATCGTTGGCAGCTGAGCTTTCCCATGTTCGATTGGCAGGATGACGCAGGCGAGGTCGCTATCGATACATACGGCATGGAGGAGCAGCTGCAGAAGCTGCGAATTCGCCTGCAAGCTTGGCTGCGCCGTTCTGCGTATTCCGAAGAAATTATTCAAGCGATTGTCCGGGCTGTCAGCCGGATCGCGGAGCAGCCGGTGGCGCATGTGAAGCAGGGCGAAGTGAGCCAATGGGTCAACTTAAGCAAAAATTACTTCAGCACGAGCTTTCGCGCAATCACGCGCATGACGTTCAGCCATTTTCTTCAGACCATCAGCGTCCGCGCCGCCCAGGAGCTGCTCGTCTCCACCAATCATCCCGTCTATTGGATTGCTGAACGGTGCGGATTTGCAGATCAGCGGTATTTCAGCAAAATGTTCAAGGAACAGACCGGGCTGCTTCCGAGCGAGTACAGGCAGAAGCATACGAAATAG
- a CDS encoding extracellular solute-binding protein encodes MKRQQVMVILLSFALLLALAACSSGNNENNGNTGNKGTNGNTSANAGNGGSSASTGDNGAASDDAAAPADPLGKYETPIEVSAVRPISEGTKFGEGEAIDNNVWSRAYADQLGIKVNYLWTTPAAQYDQKLNIAIASNDLPDIMPVNAAQLKRMVDDDQVLDLTDLYEKYGSELTKKLLSEDGGNALKSGTFNGKVYGLPKMNSGLGQTDVLWVRTDWLQKLGLSEPKTMDDVQKIAEAFVKGDPDGNRKADTYGLGATKDIFGFFGALEGFFNGYHAYPNIWIKSDTGKLAYGSVQPQTKAALQKLQEMYKNGLIDKEFGTKDATKVKDAANAGKLGLFYGYFWNAGWLLDGKKTNPAMEWKPFPLPSVDTEPAQAQVPFAISTYYVVKKDAKNPEAAIKLLNFDLEKLWGKTAEPEVYNADKNGNAVFEFALLYGEAPRKNLDAHLNVVKALDAKDPSSLNAEEKSYYDKIVSYRGGDNNFWDSEKMYGPEGSLAVIEGYAKDGAHRDDAFYGAPTQGMTDNNATLSKLQLEAFTRMIMGGSIDEFEQFVSQWNSLGGNAITDEVNAWQASQ; translated from the coding sequence ATGAAACGACAACAGGTCATGGTGATTCTACTCTCGTTCGCGCTTCTATTGGCGCTCGCGGCTTGCAGCAGCGGCAATAACGAGAACAACGGGAACACGGGGAACAAAGGAACGAACGGGAACACTTCCGCAAACGCCGGCAATGGCGGTAGCTCGGCGTCTACAGGCGACAATGGGGCCGCATCCGACGATGCAGCAGCCCCAGCCGATCCGCTCGGCAAGTACGAAACGCCGATTGAAGTGTCCGCGGTGCGCCCGATTTCGGAGGGCACCAAGTTTGGCGAAGGCGAGGCGATCGACAACAACGTCTGGTCGCGCGCCTATGCAGATCAGCTGGGCATCAAAGTCAACTATTTATGGACGACGCCTGCCGCGCAGTATGACCAGAAACTCAACATCGCTATTGCTTCGAACGATTTGCCCGACATTATGCCGGTGAACGCGGCCCAATTGAAACGGATGGTAGACGACGATCAAGTGTTGGATTTGACCGATTTGTACGAGAAGTACGGATCCGAATTGACGAAGAAACTGCTTAGCGAAGACGGCGGCAACGCGCTCAAGTCCGGCACGTTTAACGGGAAAGTATATGGGCTTCCCAAAATGAATTCCGGGCTTGGACAGACGGATGTACTGTGGGTGAGAACGGACTGGCTGCAGAAGCTCGGCCTATCCGAACCGAAGACGATGGACGACGTACAGAAAATCGCCGAAGCCTTCGTCAAGGGAGATCCCGACGGCAATCGTAAAGCGGATACGTACGGGCTTGGCGCCACCAAAGATATTTTCGGCTTCTTCGGCGCATTGGAAGGCTTCTTTAACGGCTATCACGCGTATCCGAACATTTGGATTAAGTCAGACACAGGCAAGCTTGCTTACGGAAGCGTGCAGCCGCAGACGAAAGCCGCGCTGCAGAAGCTTCAGGAGATGTATAAGAACGGCCTGATCGACAAGGAATTCGGCACGAAGGATGCCACCAAGGTGAAGGATGCCGCCAATGCGGGCAAACTCGGCTTGTTCTACGGCTACTTCTGGAACGCCGGTTGGCTGCTTGACGGCAAGAAGACGAATCCAGCTATGGAGTGGAAGCCGTTTCCATTGCCTTCGGTTGATACGGAACCGGCGCAAGCGCAGGTGCCGTTCGCAATCAGCACGTACTACGTCGTGAAGAAAGACGCGAAGAATCCAGAGGCCGCCATTAAGCTGCTGAACTTCGACTTGGAGAAGCTGTGGGGCAAAACGGCCGAACCCGAGGTCTACAACGCCGACAAGAACGGCAACGCGGTATTCGAATTCGCCTTGCTGTACGGGGAGGCGCCGCGCAAAAACCTCGATGCACATCTAAACGTGGTGAAGGCACTCGATGCGAAGGATCCTTCATCGCTTAATGCCGAGGAGAAAAGCTATTACGACAAAATCGTCTCCTATCGCGGCGGCGACAACAACTTCTGGGACAGTGAGAAAATGTACGGCCCCGAGGGATCGCTGGCTGTTATCGAGGGCTATGCCAAAGACGGCGCGCATAGGGACGATGCGTTCTACGGCGCACCGACGCAAGGGATGACGGATAACAACGCAACGCTCAGCAAGCTGCAATTGGAAGCCTTCACGCGGATGATTATGGGAGGCTCCATCGACGAATTCGAACAGTTCGTCAGCCAATGGAATTCGCTCGGGGGCAATGCGATAACGGATGAAGTCAATGCGTGGCAGGCGTCTCAATAA
- a CDS encoding sugar ABC transporter permease: protein MKRKLYGELPFHLMILPGVVLVFIYCYVPMAGIVMAFERLVPSKGMFHSPWVGWKNFEYMMHMPEISTVIWNTVFIAIMKMAAGVVVPVSFALMLNEARSRLFKRSVQTIIYFPHFLSWIILSGLLIDILSPSTGIVNDLLRNIGIKEVYFLGDARWFPYTMVMSDTWKEFGYGTIVYLAALTGINPALYEAAALDGAGRLRQTLHVTLPGLLPMIILMSVLSLGNILNAGFEQIFNLYSPQVYRTGDIIDTLVFRIGLENANYGVATAVGLFKSVVSFGLIGASYVLAYRLTNYRIF from the coding sequence ATGAAGCGCAAGCTATACGGCGAACTGCCTTTCCATCTGATGATTTTGCCGGGCGTCGTATTGGTATTCATCTATTGTTACGTGCCCATGGCCGGAATCGTCATGGCATTCGAGCGGCTCGTTCCTTCCAAGGGGATGTTTCATTCCCCTTGGGTGGGATGGAAGAACTTCGAATACATGATGCATATGCCGGAGATTTCAACTGTGATCTGGAATACGGTCTTCATCGCCATCATGAAGATGGCCGCGGGCGTCGTCGTACCCGTGTCGTTCGCGCTGATGCTGAATGAAGCCCGCAGCCGGCTGTTCAAGCGGAGCGTGCAGACGATCATATATTTCCCGCATTTTCTTTCTTGGATTATCTTAAGCGGTCTGCTGATCGACATCCTCTCGCCATCCACGGGGATCGTGAATGATCTGCTTCGCAATATCGGCATCAAGGAGGTTTATTTCCTCGGGGATGCCCGCTGGTTCCCGTACACCATGGTCATGTCCGATACGTGGAAGGAATTCGGTTACGGGACGATTGTTTATCTTGCCGCGTTAACCGGCATTAATCCCGCCTTGTACGAGGCTGCTGCACTGGATGGCGCCGGAAGGCTGCGTCAGACGCTCCACGTCACGCTGCCGGGTCTGCTTCCGATGATCATCTTAATGTCTGTTCTAAGTCTCGGAAATATCTTGAACGCGGGGTTTGAACAAATATTCAACCTGTATAGTCCTCAGGTCTACCGGACCGGGGATATCATCGATACGCTGGTTTTCCGAATCGGGCTTGAGAATGCGAATTACGGCGTCGCCACCGCCGTGGGGTTATTCAAATCGGTCGTCTCGTTCGGGCTGATCGGAGCATCGTACGTACTCGCCTATCGATTGACGAATTACCGGATCTTTTAG
- a CDS encoding carbohydrate ABC transporter permease — protein sequence MNNDTSWGRRTFVALNYFILAAVAAACLLPIVNVLALSLSTSAAVGSGQVKLWPVDFNLNSYAFVLGKPEFGRAFMISVLRVAVGVPLNMLLTVLIAYPLSKERRDFRFRGLYAWYFVVTMLFSGGLIPWYMTIKMTGIIDTFWALILPGAVPVMNVILLLNFFKSLPDEIEEAGLMDGAGRWQALWRIAVPLSAPAIATLTLFCIVNHWNSWFEGLILMNRPENYPLQSYLQTVIVNRDLSLMSAVDITKWSMISDRTSRAAQVIVALLPVLLVYPFLQRYFADGIVMGSVKG from the coding sequence ATGAACAACGATACATCCTGGGGAAGACGAACCTTTGTTGCGCTGAATTATTTCATTCTGGCAGCCGTCGCTGCCGCATGCTTGCTGCCGATCGTGAACGTGCTGGCACTATCCCTCAGTACCAGCGCCGCCGTCGGCTCGGGACAGGTCAAGCTATGGCCCGTCGACTTCAACCTGAACTCCTATGCATTCGTGCTCGGCAAGCCGGAATTCGGCCGCGCGTTCATGATTTCGGTGCTGCGCGTGGCGGTCGGCGTACCCTTGAACATGCTGCTCACGGTCCTCATTGCATACCCGCTGTCCAAGGAACGCAGGGATTTTCGGTTCCGCGGGCTGTATGCGTGGTATTTCGTGGTGACGATGCTGTTCAGCGGCGGGCTGATTCCCTGGTACATGACGATCAAAATGACCGGTATCATTGACACCTTCTGGGCGCTCATTCTGCCTGGCGCGGTACCGGTCATGAACGTCATCCTGCTGCTCAATTTCTTCAAATCGCTGCCTGACGAGATCGAGGAAGCGGGCCTTATGGACGGCGCGGGCCGGTGGCAGGCGCTGTGGCGCATCGCCGTGCCGCTGTCCGCTCCGGCAATCGCGACCTTGACGCTGTTCTGTATCGTTAACCATTGGAATTCCTGGTTTGAAGGACTGATCTTGATGAACCGTCCCGAGAACTATCCGCTGCAAAGCTATTTGCAAACGGTGATCGTGAACCGCGATCTGTCACTGATGTCGGCCGTCGACATCACGAAATGGTCCATGATTTCCGACCGGACATCGCGGGCGGCTCAGGTGATCGTCGCTTTGCTGCCGGTGCTGCTCGTGTACCCGTTTCTGCAGAGATACTTTGCCGACGGCATCGTTATGGGCAGCGTGAAGGGGTAG